The Skermanella pratensis genome has a window encoding:
- a CDS encoding DUF6352 family protein: MTADFWLSSGHHLLDRTPEGRLEVTDDFLRAYLARPEIRPVEESCAAELALHRSLLADPRAEVPPERLAALGDPDARENYEVWLGFRDTLAAHATLEEGYLALVRGGTGRVPALFVDQLVHLILRGMLHGCADPVRVRAAELLFRPQRVNIQDGAVLVADEETVDQRTRDGGFGSLGRLLSENGTAVRGVDLDVMTEANAGLYWERSDRFDMVLEVGFPKPGLDALCRVLEQWVRHLLGVGVRIHPVQQIRDERWVWHVGLDGEATAIMNALYDGEEVGEADMARVLALFRLEFDDPADMLPRVAGRPVYLAMAMTDDRKLRLKPQNLLVNLPLAEGGRGE, encoded by the coding sequence TTGACCGCCGATTTCTGGCTGAGTTCCGGCCATCACCTGCTCGACCGCACGCCCGAGGGCCGGCTGGAGGTCACCGACGATTTCCTGCGAGCCTATCTGGCCCGGCCGGAGATCCGCCCGGTGGAGGAATCCTGCGCCGCCGAGCTGGCGCTGCACCGCTCGCTTCTCGCCGACCCCAGGGCCGAGGTGCCGCCCGAGCGGCTGGCGGCGCTGGGCGATCCCGACGCGCGCGAGAACTACGAGGTCTGGCTGGGATTCCGCGACACCCTGGCGGCCCATGCCACCCTGGAGGAGGGCTATCTGGCCCTGGTCCGCGGCGGAACCGGGCGGGTGCCCGCGCTGTTCGTCGACCAGCTCGTCCATCTGATCCTGCGCGGCATGCTGCACGGCTGCGCGGACCCGGTGCGCGTGCGGGCGGCCGAGCTGCTGTTCCGGCCGCAGCGGGTCAACATCCAGGACGGCGCGGTCCTGGTGGCCGACGAGGAAACCGTGGACCAGCGGACCCGCGACGGCGGCTTCGGCTCGCTCGGCCGACTGCTGTCGGAGAACGGCACCGCCGTGCGCGGCGTCGATCTCGACGTCATGACCGAGGCCAACGCCGGCCTCTACTGGGAGCGCAGCGACCGCTTCGACATGGTGCTGGAGGTCGGGTTCCCGAAGCCCGGCCTCGACGCGCTGTGCCGCGTGCTGGAGCAGTGGGTCCGCCACCTGCTGGGCGTCGGCGTGCGCATCCATCCGGTCCAGCAGATCCGGGACGAGCGCTGGGTCTGGCATGTCGGCCTGGACGGGGAGGCGACCGCGATCATGAACGCGCTGTACGACGGGGAGGAGGTCGGCGAGGCGGACATGGCCCGCGTGCTGGCATTGTTCCGGCTGGAGTTCGACGATCCCGCCGACATGCTGCCCCGGGTCGCCGGCCGGCCGGTCTACCTGGCGATGGCGATGACCGACGACCGCAAGCTGCGCCTGAAGCCGCAGAACCTGCTGGTCAATCTGCCGCTTGCCGAAGGAGGGCGGGGAGAATGA
- a CDS encoding DUF3305 domain-containing protein, with protein MSTVPNPSDRMTVGVVVEHRRIDHPWQSHRWQAVAVLPGAPAAPAWTVLGQGEGWVRYLAGTAELTLYPGETETYAYNLESPEPAIYVVLRKSDDARGIRLLGATVDPGEAHAHADTGDDLVEALPLPGIVRDWMAAFVAVHHVPRTKWKRKRDRVDPEAMAIRVPGQGRFESSEEDDDDE; from the coding sequence ATGAGCACGGTTCCGAATCCCAGCGACCGGATGACGGTCGGCGTGGTCGTCGAGCACCGCCGGATCGACCATCCCTGGCAGTCCCATCGCTGGCAAGCGGTCGCCGTGCTGCCCGGCGCGCCTGCGGCGCCCGCCTGGACCGTCCTCGGCCAGGGGGAAGGCTGGGTGCGCTATCTGGCCGGCACGGCGGAGCTTACCCTCTATCCCGGCGAGACCGAAACCTACGCCTACAATCTGGAGAGCCCCGAACCCGCCATCTACGTCGTGCTGCGCAAGAGCGACGACGCGCGCGGCATCCGGCTGCTCGGCGCCACGGTCGACCCCGGCGAGGCCCATGCCCATGCCGACACCGGCGACGATCTGGTCGAGGCCCTGCCGCTTCCCGGCATCGTCCGCGACTGGATGGCGGCCTTCGTCGCGGTCCACCATGTCCCGCGCACGAAATGGAAGCGCAAGCGCGACCGCGTGGATCCCGAGGCCATGGCGATCCGGGTGCCGGGGCAGGGCCGGTTCGAGAGCTCGGAAGAGGACGACGATGACGAGTGA
- a CDS encoding DUF3306 domain-containing protein → MTSDREEGFLGRWARLKKRPVPEPEQAPDPVPAENAVPAAAPAAPEEPFDPASLPALDTLDAGSDYAAFLKPGVPRELRTLALRRAWVTDPAITGYKTLADYDWDFNAPGYGALKVTDDIADLARRAFGLLDPEEKPAPGPEPEPEATPDPDPDPEPAPALIAEAVPESPRVPETPPVPEPAPEPEPEPPTARRRRHGGAVPT, encoded by the coding sequence ATGACGAGTGATCGCGAAGAAGGTTTCCTGGGCCGCTGGGCGCGGCTGAAGAAGCGGCCGGTTCCGGAGCCCGAGCAGGCCCCCGATCCCGTGCCGGCGGAAAACGCCGTCCCGGCCGCCGCGCCCGCCGCGCCGGAGGAGCCGTTCGATCCGGCGTCGCTGCCCGCCCTCGACACCCTGGACGCGGGCAGCGACTACGCCGCCTTCCTGAAGCCCGGCGTGCCGCGCGAGCTGCGGACCCTGGCGCTCCGGCGCGCCTGGGTGACCGACCCGGCGATCACCGGCTACAAGACGCTGGCCGACTACGACTGGGACTTCAACGCGCCGGGCTACGGCGCGCTGAAGGTGACCGACGACATCGCGGACCTGGCCCGGCGGGCGTTCGGACTGCTCGACCCGGAGGAAAAGCCCGCCCCCGGACCGGAGCCCGAGCCGGAAGCCACTCCCGACCCCGACCCCGACCCGGAGCCGGCCCCCGCCCTGATCGCCGAAGCCGTGCCCGAATCGCCGCGCGTGCCCGAAACGCCGCCCGTGCCCGAGCCCGCGCCCGAGCCGGAGCCCGAACCCCCGACGGCCCGCCGACGCCGCCACGGCGGCGCGGTCCCGACATAG
- a CDS encoding TorD/DmsD family molecular chaperone, with protein MSADIDEGDLLRAQCYGLLAQLLVGPPAQDLLTRVAALRGDDTAFGKALSRLAAAAAESDPGTAEREYFALFIGVARGELVPYASYYLTGFLNEKPLARLRADMQGFGIARRADVSEPEDHIASICEMMAGLILGSFGAPADLATQRRFYDQHVAPWAARFFGDVEKAQSAVLYRPVGEIGRLFVAIEAEAFHMSA; from the coding sequence TTGAGCGCTGACATCGACGAAGGTGACCTGCTGCGGGCACAGTGCTACGGCCTGCTCGCTCAACTTCTGGTCGGTCCTCCGGCGCAGGACCTCCTGACGCGCGTGGCGGCGCTGAGGGGGGACGACACGGCTTTCGGCAAGGCCCTGTCCCGGCTGGCCGCGGCCGCCGCCGAAAGCGATCCGGGCACCGCCGAGCGGGAGTATTTCGCGCTCTTCATCGGTGTCGCCCGGGGTGAGCTGGTGCCTTACGCCTCCTACTACCTCACGGGTTTCCTCAATGAAAAGCCGTTGGCCCGCCTGCGCGCCGACATGCAGGGCTTCGGCATCGCCCGCCGGGCCGACGTGTCGGAGCCGGAGGACCACATCGCCTCGATCTGCGAGATGATGGCCGGCCTGATCCTGGGCAGCTTCGGCGCTCCGGCCGATCTGGCCACCCAGCGCCGCTTCTACGACCAGCATGTCGCCCCGTGGGCCGCGCGCTTCTTCGGGGACGTGGAGAAGGCGCAATCGGCTGTGCTGTACCGCCCCGTCGGGGAGATCGGCCGGCTCTTCGTCGCGATCGAAGCCGAAGCCTTCCACATGTCCGCCTGA
- a CDS encoding formate dehydrogenase subunit alpha, producing MLVKRGSARAPGPQSAGTRRSGLLSAAAGALAQAPVDRRTFLKRSGLAAGGLAAAGALSFGTVRKAEAGPTTPGVEIVRKRSICTHCSVGCTVTAEVQNGVWVGQEPAWDSPINNGTHCAKGASVRELVHGDRRLKYPMKLENGEWKRLSWTQAIDEIGAKLLEIREKAGPESVFWLGSAKFSNEGAYLFRKMAAFWGTNTVDHQARICHSTTVAGVANTWGYGAMTNSYNDIHNAKAILIIGGNPAEAHPVSLQHVLRGKEINRAHMIVVDPRFTRTAAHATEYVRLRPGTDIPLVWGMLWHIFENGWEDKDYIAKRVFGMDKIRAEVAKWDPAEVERVTGVPGAQVRKVAEIMAKNRPSTLIWCMGVTQHTVGTANVRALSILQLALGNIGVEGGGANIFRGHCNVQGATDFGLDVTSLPAYYGLTEGAWKHWCRVWGVDYEWVKGRFVSQKFMETKGIPTTRWFDAVMAKPDEIEQPAPVKAMMVFGHGGNTVTRMPEMRKGLEALDLLVVADPHPTTFASVSGRKDGTYLLPICTQFEAEGSRTASNRSVQWGDRVVDPIFESKNDYDVMYALADRLGFAAEMFKRIKVVDGVPDPEDILREINYGSLSTGYSGQSPERLKLHMEHQADFDRTTLKASTGPCAGEYYGLPWPCWGTPEMKHPGTHVLYDTSKHVLEGGGTFRARFGVEKDGATLLAEGSWSKGSEIEDGYPEFTYGMLRKLGWDADLTEAERATIEKIGGANPDGVSWATDLSCGIIRVALQHGCSPFGNAKARAVAWNLPDPVPVHREPIYTSRRDLVEKYPTLDDRRDFRLAHLGKTVQARDVTKDFPIILTSGRLVEYEGGGEETRSNKWLAELQQEMFVEVNTQDAARLGVKDGGMVWVHGPEGNGKAKVKALVTDRVGPGVAFMPFHFAGFWDGESQRGAYPPGTDPIVLGHSVNALTTYGYDPVTYMQETKCTLCRIVAA from the coding sequence ATGTTGGTCAAGAGAGGTTCAGCAAGGGCGCCGGGTCCGCAGTCGGCCGGAACGCGCCGGTCCGGCCTGCTTTCGGCAGCCGCGGGCGCTCTGGCGCAGGCGCCGGTCGATCGCCGCACCTTCCTCAAGCGCTCCGGCCTGGCGGCTGGCGGGCTCGCCGCGGCCGGCGCCCTGTCGTTCGGCACGGTCCGCAAGGCCGAGGCCGGCCCGACCACGCCGGGCGTCGAGATCGTCCGCAAGAGGAGCATCTGCACCCACTGCTCGGTCGGCTGCACCGTCACCGCCGAGGTGCAGAACGGCGTCTGGGTCGGCCAGGAGCCGGCCTGGGACAGCCCCATCAACAACGGCACCCACTGCGCCAAGGGCGCCTCGGTGCGCGAGCTGGTCCACGGCGACCGCCGCCTGAAATACCCGATGAAGCTGGAGAACGGGGAGTGGAAGCGCCTCTCCTGGACCCAGGCGATCGACGAGATCGGGGCCAAGCTGCTGGAGATCCGGGAGAAGGCGGGGCCGGAATCGGTGTTCTGGCTGGGCTCGGCCAAGTTCTCCAACGAGGGCGCCTACCTGTTCCGCAAGATGGCCGCGTTCTGGGGCACCAACACGGTGGACCACCAGGCGCGCATTTGCCACAGCACCACGGTCGCCGGCGTCGCGAACACGTGGGGCTACGGCGCCATGACCAACAGCTACAACGACATCCATAACGCCAAGGCGATCCTGATCATCGGCGGCAACCCGGCCGAGGCCCATCCCGTGTCCTTGCAGCACGTGCTGCGCGGGAAGGAGATCAACCGGGCCCACATGATCGTGGTCGATCCCCGCTTCACCCGCACGGCCGCCCACGCGACCGAATACGTGCGCCTGCGCCCCGGCACGGACATCCCGCTGGTCTGGGGCATGCTCTGGCACATCTTCGAGAACGGCTGGGAAGACAAGGACTACATCGCCAAGCGCGTGTTCGGCATGGACAAGATCCGCGCCGAAGTCGCGAAGTGGGACCCGGCGGAGGTCGAGCGGGTCACCGGCGTGCCCGGCGCGCAGGTCCGCAAGGTCGCCGAGATCATGGCGAAAAACCGGCCGTCCACGCTGATCTGGTGCATGGGCGTCACCCAGCACACCGTCGGTACCGCCAACGTCCGGGCGCTCAGTATCCTCCAGCTGGCGCTGGGCAACATCGGCGTCGAGGGCGGCGGGGCCAACATCTTTCGCGGCCACTGCAACGTGCAGGGCGCCACCGACTTCGGCCTCGACGTCACCTCCCTGCCGGCCTATTACGGCCTGACCGAGGGCGCCTGGAAGCATTGGTGCCGGGTCTGGGGCGTCGATTACGAGTGGGTCAAGGGCCGCTTCGTCTCCCAGAAGTTCATGGAGACGAAGGGCATCCCGACCACCCGCTGGTTCGACGCCGTCATGGCGAAGCCGGACGAGATCGAGCAGCCCGCACCCGTCAAGGCCATGATGGTGTTCGGCCACGGCGGCAACACCGTGACCCGCATGCCGGAGATGCGGAAGGGGCTGGAGGCGCTGGACCTGCTGGTCGTCGCCGACCCGCATCCGACCACCTTCGCCTCCGTCAGCGGCCGCAAGGACGGGACATACCTGCTGCCGATCTGCACCCAGTTCGAGGCCGAGGGCTCGCGCACCGCGTCCAACCGCTCGGTCCAGTGGGGCGACCGGGTCGTCGATCCGATCTTCGAATCGAAGAACGACTACGACGTGATGTACGCGCTGGCCGACCGGCTGGGCTTCGCGGCGGAGATGTTCAAGCGCATCAAGGTCGTCGACGGCGTGCCCGATCCCGAGGACATCCTGCGGGAGATCAACTACGGCTCGCTCTCCACCGGCTATTCCGGCCAGTCGCCGGAGCGCCTGAAGCTCCACATGGAGCACCAGGCCGACTTCGACCGGACCACGCTGAAAGCCTCCACCGGCCCGTGCGCCGGCGAATATTACGGCCTGCCCTGGCCCTGCTGGGGCACGCCGGAGATGAAGCATCCCGGCACCCACGTCCTGTACGACACCTCCAAGCACGTGCTGGAGGGCGGCGGCACCTTCCGCGCCCGCTTCGGGGTGGAGAAGGACGGCGCCACCCTGCTGGCCGAGGGCTCCTGGTCCAAGGGGTCGGAGATCGAGGACGGCTATCCCGAGTTCACCTACGGGATGCTGAGGAAGCTGGGCTGGGACGCCGACCTGACCGAGGCGGAGCGGGCGACGATCGAGAAGATCGGCGGCGCCAACCCCGACGGCGTGAGCTGGGCGACCGACCTGTCCTGCGGCATCATCCGGGTGGCGCTGCAGCACGGCTGCTCGCCGTTCGGCAACGCCAAGGCCCGGGCGGTCGCCTGGAACCTGCCGGACCCCGTTCCGGTCCACCGCGAGCCGATCTACACGTCCCGGCGCGACCTGGTCGAGAAATACCCGACCCTGGACGACCGCCGCGACTTCCGCCTGGCCCACCTGGGCAAGACGGTGCAGGCCCGCGACGTCACCAAGGACTTCCCGATCATCCTGACCTCCGGCCGCTTGGTCGAGTACGAGGGCGGCGGCGAGGAGACCCGGTCCAACAAGTGGCTGGCCGAGCTTCAGCAGGAGATGTTCGTCGAGGTCAACACCCAGGACGCGGCGCGCCTGGGCGTCAAGGACGGCGGCATGGTCTGGGTCCACGGCCCGGAAGGCAACGGCAAGGCCAAGGTCAAGGCGCTGGTCACCGACCGAGTCGGCCCGGGCGTCGCCTTCATGCCCTTCCACTTCGCGGGCTTCTGGGACGGCGAGAGCCAGCGCGGGGCCTATCCGCCGGGCACCGACCCGATCGTGCTCGGCCACTCGGTGAATGCGTTGACGACCTACGGGTACGACCCGGTCACCTACATGCAGGAGACCAAGTGCACCCTGTGTCGGATTGTTGCGGCGTAA
- the fdh3B gene encoding formate dehydrogenase FDH3 subunit beta, whose amino-acid sequence MARMKFLCDAERCIECNACVTACKNEHEVPWGINRRRVVTLNDGKPGERSISMACMHCTDAPCMAVCPVDCFYKTAEGVVLHSKDLCIGCGYCFYACPFGAPQYPQVGNFGSRGKMDKCTFCAGGPEDDITPAEYRKYGSNRLAEGKLPLCAEMCSTKALLAGDGDIIADIYKERVVRRGYGSGAWGWSTAYKDKASA is encoded by the coding sequence ATGGCAAGAATGAAGTTCCTGTGCGACGCCGAACGCTGCATCGAATGCAACGCCTGCGTCACGGCCTGCAAGAACGAGCACGAGGTGCCCTGGGGCATCAACCGCCGGCGCGTCGTCACCCTCAACGACGGCAAGCCGGGCGAGCGGTCGATCTCCATGGCCTGCATGCACTGCACCGACGCGCCCTGCATGGCGGTGTGCCCGGTGGACTGCTTCTACAAGACCGCCGAGGGCGTGGTCCTGCACTCCAAGGACCTGTGCATCGGCTGCGGCTACTGCTTCTACGCCTGTCCGTTCGGCGCGCCCCAGTACCCGCAGGTCGGCAATTTCGGCAGCCGCGGCAAGATGGACAAGTGCACCTTCTGCGCCGGCGGCCCGGAGGACGACATCACCCCGGCGGAGTACCGGAAATACGGCTCCAACCGCCTCGCCGAGGGCAAGCTCCCGCTCTGCGCCGAGATGTGCTCGACCAAGGCGCTGCTGGCCGGCGACGGCGACATCATCGCCGACATCTACAAGGAACGCGTCGTCCGGCGCGGTTACGGCTCCGGGGCCTGGGGCTGGTCGACCGCGTACAAGGACAAGGCGAGCGCCTAG
- a CDS encoding formate dehydrogenase subunit gamma: MSMNQGFGRALRLAALTLLLLVPAVGAGAQSTTGATPIPPGPNALTGPDISNEQLLFQQLQGGFQGRVSIPDQKSATLIQPEGRDWREFRQGTLKTVAAVLLIGSIAALAIFYMIRGKIRIDAGPSRFRVQRFNGLERFAHWITAVSFMVLALTGLNLVFGRYILIPLLGPEAFTTLTIYGKLAHNFLSFPFVLGIVLMLLVWVRHNIPDRTDLAWVKAAGGLFAKGKHPAAKKFNAGQKVIFWMVVAGGGIVAASGYVLLFPFYVTDVAGMQLAHLVHAVLSVLLIAGIIGHIYIGSVGMEGAFDAMGSGQVDVNWAREHHSLWLEEEARKGRAPQAPGVGHRAPAE; the protein is encoded by the coding sequence ATGTCCATGAATCAAGGGTTCGGGCGCGCCTTGCGCCTCGCCGCGCTGACGCTCCTTCTGCTGGTTCCGGCGGTCGGGGCGGGCGCCCAGTCCACGACCGGCGCGACGCCGATCCCGCCGGGGCCGAACGCGCTGACCGGTCCGGACATCAGCAACGAGCAGTTGCTGTTCCAACAGCTCCAGGGCGGCTTCCAGGGGCGCGTCAGCATCCCTGACCAGAAATCGGCCACGCTGATCCAGCCGGAAGGCCGCGACTGGCGCGAGTTCCGCCAGGGCACGCTGAAGACCGTCGCGGCGGTGCTGCTGATCGGGAGCATCGCCGCGCTGGCGATCTTCTACATGATCCGGGGCAAGATCCGGATCGATGCCGGCCCGTCCCGGTTCCGGGTGCAGCGGTTCAACGGGCTGGAGCGGTTCGCCCACTGGATCACCGCCGTCAGCTTCATGGTGCTGGCGCTGACCGGGCTCAACCTCGTGTTCGGCCGCTACATCCTGATCCCGCTGCTGGGACCGGAGGCGTTCACCACCCTGACGATCTACGGCAAGCTGGCGCATAACTTCCTCAGCTTCCCCTTCGTGCTCGGCATCGTGCTGATGCTGCTGGTCTGGGTCCGCCACAACATCCCCGACCGCACCGACCTGGCCTGGGTCAAGGCGGCCGGCGGCCTGTTCGCCAAGGGCAAGCACCCGGCGGCGAAGAAGTTCAACGCCGGGCAGAAGGTGATCTTCTGGATGGTCGTGGCGGGCGGCGGCATCGTGGCGGCCAGCGGGTACGTGCTGCTGTTCCCGTTCTACGTGACCGACGTCGCCGGCATGCAGCTCGCCCATCTGGTCCATGCGGTCCTGTCCGTGCTGCTGATCGCCGGCATCATCGGCCACATCTATATCGGCTCGGTCGGCATGGAAGGCGCGTTCGACGCCATGGGCAGCGGCCAGGTGGACGTCAACTGGGCGCGGGAGCACCACAGCCTCTGGCTGGAGGAGGAGGCCCGCAAGGGCAGGGCGCCGCAGGCTCCCGGGGTCGGGCACCGGGCGCCGGCGGAGTAA
- a CDS encoding thiamine pyrophosphate-dependent enzyme gives MVVVAGSELAETDFWSGVPKFGGTLIRIDIDPAALTRDSSPDVALLGDAGSILCDLVDRLATPNPARQHGAVRTARDAATADLPPLRQRHREVLAAIRAGLPADGIVMSDMTQIAYAGNSLWPTDQPRTWHHPHGYGTLGFALPASIGAKLAMPDRDTVCLIGDGGLMFTVQDLMTAVELDMPLAVVMWNNDGYGQIRDGMIQRGIPEIGVTLKNPDHHMLAKAMGCHSLRADDPAMLAAALKDAFTRRGPTLIEVRQDRFAV, from the coding sequence GTGGTGGTGGTCGCCGGATCGGAACTGGCGGAGACCGACTTCTGGAGCGGCGTGCCGAAGTTCGGCGGGACGCTGATCCGCATCGACATCGACCCGGCCGCCCTGACCCGCGACTCATCCCCGGACGTCGCCCTGCTGGGCGACGCCGGTTCCATCCTGTGCGACCTGGTGGATCGCCTGGCGACGCCGAACCCGGCCCGGCAGCACGGAGCGGTCAGGACGGCGCGTGACGCCGCGACCGCCGACCTGCCGCCGCTGCGGCAACGGCATCGGGAGGTCCTGGCAGCGATCCGCGCGGGCCTGCCGGCCGACGGGATCGTCATGTCCGACATGACCCAGATCGCCTATGCCGGCAACAGCCTGTGGCCGACCGACCAGCCGCGCACATGGCACCATCCCCACGGCTACGGCACCCTGGGCTTCGCCCTGCCGGCCTCCATCGGGGCCAAGCTGGCCATGCCGGACCGCGACACCGTCTGCCTGATCGGGGACGGCGGGCTGATGTTCACGGTGCAGGACCTGATGACGGCGGTCGAACTGGACATGCCGCTGGCGGTCGTGATGTGGAACAACGACGGCTACGGCCAGATCCGCGACGGCATGATCCAGCGCGGCATCCCGGAGATCGGCGTCACGCTGAAGAACCCCGACCACCACATGTTGGCGAAGGCGATGGGCTGCCACAGCCTCCGCGCGGATGATCCGGCGATGCTGGCGGCAGCCCTGAAAGACGCCTTCACGCGGCGGGGTCCGACCCTGATCGAGGTGCGGCAGGACCGGTTCGCCGTCTGA
- a CDS encoding thiamine pyrophosphate-binding protein: protein MTSKAPGGKATCGESAIRLLESYGIDTVFGIPGVHTLELYRGLPNSRIRHVTPRHEQGAGFMADGYARASGRPAACLLTTGPGLTNAATPIAQAYSDSVPMLVLSSVNDRRDLGMGRGRLHELRSQQAAMAPLCAFSHTVMDAAELPEVMARAFGVFQSARPRPVHIEIPLDVLASPADFGTDARAVIGRPAACDAALVRAADLIAMAERPAMIVGGGARDCPKAVRQFAEGVGAAVLLTGAAKGVLPDGHPSTSARPATTRPWYRSSSAPTWWWSPDRNWRRPTSGAACRSSAGR, encoded by the coding sequence GTGACCTCCAAGGCGCCAGGCGGCAAGGCGACATGCGGCGAATCGGCGATCCGCCTGCTCGAATCCTACGGCATCGACACGGTGTTCGGCATACCGGGGGTCCACACGCTGGAGCTCTACCGGGGGCTGCCCAACAGCCGCATCCGCCATGTCACGCCGCGGCACGAACAGGGCGCCGGATTCATGGCCGACGGCTATGCCCGGGCGTCGGGCCGCCCGGCCGCCTGCCTGCTGACGACGGGCCCCGGCCTGACCAATGCAGCCACGCCGATCGCGCAGGCCTATTCGGACAGCGTTCCCATGCTGGTGCTGAGCAGCGTCAACGACCGGCGCGACCTGGGCATGGGCCGCGGGCGGCTGCATGAGCTTCGGAGCCAGCAGGCGGCGATGGCCCCGCTCTGCGCCTTCAGCCATACCGTGATGGACGCGGCCGAATTGCCGGAGGTGATGGCGCGCGCCTTCGGCGTGTTCCAGTCCGCCCGCCCCCGCCCGGTCCATATCGAGATTCCGCTGGATGTGCTCGCCTCTCCGGCCGACTTCGGCACGGATGCCCGCGCCGTCATCGGCCGCCCCGCCGCGTGCGATGCCGCCCTGGTCCGGGCCGCCGACCTGATCGCCATGGCGGAGCGCCCCGCGATGATCGTCGGCGGGGGTGCTCGCGACTGCCCCAAGGCGGTCCGCCAGTTCGCGGAGGGCGTCGGCGCGGCGGTCCTGCTGACCGGCGCCGCCAAGGGCGTCCTGCCGGACGGTCATCCCTCAACCTCGGCTCGTCCTGCGACCACCCGGCCCTGGTATCGTTCATCGAGCGCGCCGACGTGGTGGTGGTCGCCGGATCGGAACTGGCGGAGACCGACTTCTGGAGCGGCGTGCCGAAGTTCGGCGGGACGCTGA
- a CDS encoding HpcH/HpaI aldolase/citrate lyase family protein — protein MSFKIVEQAPARLNRSELAVPGSSPKLFEKAAKSAADVVFLDLEDAVAPDDKPQARKNIVEAINDIDWGDKTLSVRINGLDTHYMYRDVVEVLEQCGDRLDLIMIPKVGTAADVYAVDMLVTQIEAAKGRKKRIGFELIIETALGMANIDEIATASRRNESLHFGVADYAASTKAQTTGIGGPNPSYGVLTDKDGDKPRDYHWGDMWHYATARMVVAARAAGLRPVDGPFGDFSDADGYKAQGRRAAVLGCEGKWAIHPSQIPLANEVFSPSEAEITKAKRILEAMEQAQKEGRGAVALDGRLIDIASIRQAEVMVKKAEQIAGI, from the coding sequence ATGAGCTTCAAGATCGTCGAACAGGCTCCGGCCCGGCTCAACCGCAGCGAACTGGCGGTTCCCGGGAGCAGCCCGAAGCTGTTCGAGAAGGCCGCCAAGTCGGCCGCCGACGTCGTCTTCCTGGACCTGGAGGATGCGGTGGCGCCGGACGACAAGCCGCAGGCGCGCAAGAATATCGTCGAGGCGATCAACGACATCGACTGGGGCGACAAGACCCTGTCGGTCCGCATCAACGGCCTCGACACCCATTACATGTACCGCGACGTGGTCGAAGTGCTGGAACAGTGCGGCGACCGGCTCGACCTGATCATGATCCCCAAGGTCGGTACCGCCGCCGACGTCTACGCGGTCGACATGCTGGTCACCCAGATCGAGGCCGCCAAGGGCCGCAAGAAGCGGATCGGCTTCGAGCTGATCATCGAGACCGCACTGGGCATGGCGAACATCGACGAGATCGCGACCGCCTCCAGGCGCAACGAGAGCCTGCATTTCGGCGTCGCCGACTATGCCGCCTCGACCAAGGCGCAGACCACCGGCATCGGCGGGCCCAACCCGTCCTACGGCGTGCTGACCGACAAGGACGGCGACAAGCCGCGCGATTATCACTGGGGCGACATGTGGCACTACGCCACGGCGCGCATGGTGGTCGCGGCCCGCGCCGCCGGCCTGCGTCCGGTCGACGGCCCGTTCGGCGACTTCTCCGACGCCGACGGCTACAAGGCCCAGGGCCGGCGCGCCGCCGTCCTGGGCTGCGAGGGCAAGTGGGCCATCCACCCCTCCCAGATCCCCTTGGCGAACGAGGTGTTCAGCCCGTCCGAGGCCGAGATCACCAAGGCCAAGCGCATCCTGGAAGCGATGGAGCAGGCCCAGAAGGAAGGCCGCGGC